From one Solanum lycopersicum chromosome 12, SLM_r2.1 genomic stretch:
- the LOC101254884 gene encoding zinc finger protein ZAT10-like, with protein MALEALNSWTKGKIRSKRSRSIVMEEQPSIITEEEYLALCLLMLARSNNNNSNSNVSITGDNLYKCSVCGKCFGSYQALGGHKASHRSNRDKVCEQSVIVTSGNVVSGRTHECTICHKTFPSGQALGGHKRRHYEGKMTSSSSSNGVGSVNNFDLNIPVLPDNWPGFASGEDEVESPHPTKKLKQFPSLELFQTTIGHTL; from the coding sequence ATGGCACTTGAAGCTTTGAATTCATGGACCAAAGGCAAGATTAGATCGAAACGATCGCGTAGCATCGTCATGGAGGAGCAACCATCAATTATTACCGAAGAAGAGTACTTAGCTCTGTGTCTACTCATGCTCGCACGCAGCAATAACAATAACAGTAACAGTAACGTTTCTATTACTGGTGACAATTTGTACAAGTGTTCAGTTTGTGGTAAGTGTTTTGGATCTTATCAAGCTTTAGGAGGACACAAAGCTAGTCATCGTAGTAACAGAGATAAAGTCTGCGAACAATCTGTGATCGTCACGTCAGGTAATGTGGTTAGTGGAAGGACTCATGAGTGTACCATTTGCCACAAGACTTTTCCAAGTGGACAAGCTTTGGGTGGTCACAAAAGGCGACACTATGAAGGGAAGATgacgtcatcatcatcgtcgaaCGGTGTGGGGTCGGTCAACAACTTTGACTTGAATATTCCGGTGTTACCAGATAATTGGCCGGGTTTTGCCTCGGGCGAAGATGAGGTGGAAAGTCCTCATCCAACTaagaaattaaaacaatttCCTTCACTTGAATTATTTCAAACAACAATAGGACACACTTTGTAA
- the LOC101256857 gene encoding uncharacterized protein: MKTFGFSVLFLMMGITAFLSFFCFNTGGMSFKWQNIDTTMTIKNRKLQDNGYGPSINEDDSSKLGLEDYRPIDPVPSSKASVKPGPIEHGTPLMPYIPKPSPPPISTIDGLP, translated from the exons ATGAAGACTTTTGGGTTCTCTGTTCTGTTCTTGATGATGGGAATTACAgcttttttatcctttttttgcTTCAACACTGGAG GAATGTCCTTCAAATGGCAAAATATCGATACAACGATGACCATAAAGAACAGAAAGCTGCAG GACAATGGCTACGGTCCAAGCATCAATGAGGACGATTCAAGCAAGTTAGGCCTGGAAGATTATCGTCCCATCGATCCAGTTCCAAGCTCAAAAGCTTCCGTAAAACCAGGACCTATTGAGCATGGTACTCCTCTTATGCCTTATATTCCTAAGCCTTCACCTCCTCCTATTAGCACTATCGATGGGCTCCCATAA
- the LOC101257154 gene encoding protein SYM1 gives MGLNFLTSLAKRTTIQHSNRCFTSKNSISRIWTESKSYSSKNFNTNTVSKTPSFSFLLLFRKSYSSSSSAKTQLGFLAWYLGALEARPIITKSISSAVIYAASDVTSQMIMMSPSDSLDIIRTLRMASFGLLILGTAQHYWFNFVASVLPKRDTISTLKKLLMGQLGFGPVINSIFFSFNAALQGENGGEIVARLKRDLLPTMMNGLMYWPLCDFLTYKVIPVHLQPLANSAFAYAWTIYLTYMASSKKAIAV, from the exons atgGGACTAAATTTTCTAACAAGCTTAGCTAAACGCACAACAATTCAACATTCAAACCGTTGTTTCACTTCTAAGAATTCAATTTCCAGAATATGGACTGAATCTAAATCTTATAGTAGTAAAAATTTCAATACAAATACAGTTAGTAAAACCCCTTCTTTTTCGTTTTTGTTACTTTTTCGAAAATCATATTCATCATCTTCGTCTGCGAAAACCCAATTGGGGTTTTTGGCATGGTATTTAGGAGCTCTAGAAGCTCGTCCAATTATCACGAAAAGTATTTCTTCTGCTGTTATTTATGCTGCTTCTGATGTAACTTCACAG ATGATTATGATGTCACCTTCAGATTCTTTAGATATAATTAGGACTCTACGAATGGCTAGCTTTGGACTATTAATTTTAGGAACAGCACAGCATTATTGGTTTAACTTTGTGGCAAGTGTATTGCCGAAGCGGGATACCATTAGTACATTGAAGAAGCTATTGATGGGACAGCTTGGTTTTGGGCCTGTAATTAAttctattttcttctctttcaatGCTGCTCTACAAG GTGAGAATGGGGGGGAAATCGTTGCAAGGTTGAAGCGTGACCTGCTCCCAACAATGATGAATGGCCTAATGTACTGGCCGTTGTGTGATTTCTTGACATATAAAGTAATCCCTGTCCATTTGCAG CCATTAGCCAACAGTGCATTCGCGTATGCTTGGACGATATATTTGACGTATATGGCCAGTTCCAAGAAAGCCATTGCTGTTTAG
- the LOC101257452 gene encoding uncharacterized protein, giving the protein MAISDKVTANLTTLYLAIIGAMKAYGLIIGRNFTGCFVLILSTAAVALVLILTLTWDIYIKARNVRVRHNRINHRNQQQQHNNTSNEFCRGGICWHGVAVSSPASHFRFRLPQNRI; this is encoded by the coding sequence ATGGCGATTTCAGATAAAGTAACAGCGAATTTAACAACTCTGTATCTAGCAATTATAGGTGCAATGAAAGCTTACGGCTTAATTATCGGTCGAAATTTCACTGGTTGCTTCGTTCTCATACTTTCAACAGCTGCCGTCGCTCTGGTGTTGATTTTGACTTTGACATGGGATATTTACATCAAGGCGAGAAATGTTAGGGTTCGTCATAATCGGATTAATCATCGTAATCAGCAGCAGCAGCATAATAATACTAGTAACGAATTTTGTCGAGGTGGTATATGCTGGCACGGCGTCGCTGTTAGTTCTCCGGCGTCTCATTTCCGGTTCCGGCTACCTCAAAATCGTATTTAA
- the LOC101257750 gene encoding uncharacterized protein, with protein sequence MGSYFDRWEKDPFFSAAEEVQESADRMESTYRTWIHALKDTSGRWNSDELCRDLRTTLGTAKWQLEEFDRAVSSSYSNTSTDDAKERHGEFVIAMDNQIKKVEKSLNESAFSQGNQWVRLDERELDELAVFLSGPSTSSSFSDKSSVKVDEVEQKPALWEEDCKQRMPEYSKSSSNLVDGSQVDTKDEMYSGHRKTASACGDISAWKIAVADDICGKQPVPPPRKIPSIQGLLNCVESATKLKWSKNGYRKLRFNSDDHQEADCTLPQSLPLTRGINTCCERSKSCLDCCDERYQKQLNGWYGAVQRQLQRSQYYVKYNRPVQTVSSVVLLIFFIVLLGFHI encoded by the exons ATGGGTTCATATTTTGATCGATGGGAGAAAGATCCGTTCTTCTCTGCTGCAGAGGAGGTTCAGGAATCTGCCGACag GATGGAATCAACTTATAGAACATGGATTCATGCGTTGAAGGATACTTCTGGACGTTGGAATTCCGACGAGCTGTGCAGAGACCTAAGGACTACCCTTGGCACTGCTAAATGGCAG TTGGAGGAATTTGATCGGGCAGTTAGTTCAAGCTACAGTAATACATCAACTGATGATGCTAAAGAAAGGCATGGTGAATTTGTTATTGCCATGGATAATCAGATTAAGAAAGTAGAGAAGAGTCTAAATGAATCAGCTTTTTCACAAGGCAATCAATGGGTGCGCTTGGATGAGAGGGAGCTCGATGAACTAGCCGTGTTTCTCTCAGGACCATCGACCTCTTCATCATTTTCAGACAAATCCTCTGTAAAAGTTGACGAAGTTGAGCAGAAACCAGCTTTGTGGGAAGAGGATTGTAAGCAACGAATGCCAGAGTATTCAAAAAGTTCATCTAACTTAGTGGACGGGAGTCAAGTTGACACCAAGGATGAGATGTATTCAGGGCACCGGAAGACAGCAAGTGCTTGTGGTGATATTAGTGCTTGGAAGATTGCAGTTGCTGATGATATTTGCGGCAAACAACCTGTACCACCCCCCCGCAAGATACCCAGTATTCAGGGCCTGTTGAATTGCGTGGAATCTGCGACGAAGTTGAAGTGGTCAAAGAATGGTTACAGGAAGCTGAGGTTCAACTCTGATGATCATCAAGAAGCTGATTGTACATTGCCACAGTCTCTTCCATTGACTAGG GGCATTAACACATGTTGTGAGAGGAGTAAAAGTTGCCTTGATTGTTGTGATGAAAGGTACCAGAAGCAACTTAATGGTTGGTATGGAGCAGTACAACGACAGCTGCAAAGGTCTCAGTATTATGTGAAATACAATCGTCCTGTTCAAACGGTTTCTTCTGTGgttcttctaattttctttattg TTTTATTGGGGTTCCATATTTGA
- the LOC101258048 gene encoding uncharacterized protein encodes MASLFQKFQEAVKVLAKSPTFAKDPRSLQFEADVNRLFLYTSYNRLGKDAVETDAEEIIDMAGKASLADQQKQVQENVHSQITSFCKYMDHILQPDLTVKDKPETPSSENNSSPRRSGLSFAIGRTAPLKDHSAIPESKPLKRTEVSQSLKDLMGYTLEVKPSQIPHEDAGQGLFIRGEADVGTVLAVYPGVIYSPAYYRYIPGYPRVDAQNSYLITRYDGTVINAQPWGAGGESREIWDGSSLPEPKHIMQADGKGSERIWKMLSKPLDGTRLGGNHEVLERRNPLAFAHFANHPARDMVPNVMVCPYDFPLPEKHMRAYIPNISFGNGEEANMRRFGTFWFKSWKSGKNGLDVPVLKTLVLVATRAISNEEILLNYRLSNSKLRPSWYTPVDEEEDRRRWS; translated from the exons ATGGCTTCCctttttcagaaatttcaaGAG GCGGTTAAAGTTCTTGCTAAAAGTCCCACATTTGCTAAAGATCCAAGGAGTCTACAGTTTGAAGCTGATGTAAACCGCCTCTTCCTGTATACTAG TTACAATCGTTTGGGGAAGGATGCCGTTGAAACTGATGCAGAGGAGATCATTGACATGGCTGGCAAGGCCTCCCTAGCTGATCAACAGAAGCAGGTCCAAGAAAATGTGCATTCCCAAATTACAAGCTTTTGCAAATATATGGATCATATATTACAACCTGATCTTACGGTCAAGGACAAGCCGGAAACACCATCTTCCGAAAATAATTCTTCTCCTCGTCGCAGTGGGCTCAGTTTTGCAATTGGTAGGACTGCTCCATTAAAGGACCACAGCG CTATACCTGAAAGCAAGCCATTGAAGCGCACAGAGGTTTCACAGAGTTTAAAGGATCTTATGGGCTATACTCTCGAGGTCAAACCTTCTCAAATTCCACATGAGGATGCTGGGCAAGGTTTATTCATACGTGGTGAAGCTGATGTTGGTACTGTGTTAGCAGTATATCCTGGTGTAATCTACTCCCCTGCATACTACCGCTATATTCCTGGATATCCAAGAGTTGACGcccaaaattcatatttgatcACACGGTATGATGGAACTGTGATAAATGCACAGCCCTGGGGTGCTGGTGGTGAATCTCGGGAAATATGGGATGGGTCGTCTCTTCCTGAGCCTAAGCACATCATGCAAGCTGATGGAAAGGGTTCTGAGCGAATATGGAAAATGCTCAGTAAGCCATTGGATGGAACACGTCTAGGAGGTAACCATGAAGTGCTGGAAAGGAGAAACCCTTTAGCCTTTGCTCACTTTGCCAACCACCCAGCAAGGGACATGGTACCAAATGTAATGGTATGCCCTTATGATTTTCCTCTTCCAGAGAAGCACATGAGAGCCTATATACCCAATATTTCATTTGGAAATGGTGAAGAAGCTAACATGAGGAGGTTTggcaccttttggttcaaatcTTGGAAATCTGGCAAGAACGGATTAGATGTCCCTGTTCTAAAGACGCTCGTTCTTGTGGCAACTCGAGCAATTAGTAATGAAGAAATTCTCCTGAACTACAGATTGAGCAACTCAAAGCTTAGACCATCATGGTACACTCCAGTGGATGAGGAAGAAGATCGACGGAGGTGGAGCTAA
- the LOC101258347 gene encoding cytochrome P450 81Q32 → MLGTLPSTKDTLLQHFSINNDHQVSKVIKKSCLLVFASTMEISYYTLIFTFIYILKNHFLRKFQNLPPSPFISLPIIGHLYLLNKKPLHKTLANITEKHGPLLYLRFGSRPVLVVSSPSLAEECFTKNDVVFANRVNLLAGKHIGYNYTTLVWASYGQHWRNLRRIATHEVLSTQRVQMFADIHRDEVRALLQRLLRGKTSGGDTNTNVVDMKAVFFEMTLNIMMMMIAGKRYYGDSAGKLEESRRFKEIVIESFQVSGATNIGDFVPLLKWIGVNKLEDKVKLLQEKRDKFMQELIEEHKNRRKGSYLEQKNNTMIDVLLSLQDSEPDYYTDEVVKGMGIVMLTAGTDTTASTMEWALSLLLNNPEALKKAQNEIDTHLGESSRLLDESDLAQLPYLHGIINETLRLCPAAPLLVPHESSDECVVGGFRVPRGTMLLVNLWAIQNDVKLWDRPNEFMPERFIDFKGQRDGFRLMPFGYGRRGCPGENMAMHVAGLALGSLIQCFEWERVSEELVDMTGGPGLTMPKAIPLLAKCRPRQNIDNLLTHL, encoded by the coding sequence ATGCTTGGCACTTTGCCATCCACAAAAGATACCTTATTACaacattttagtataaataatgATCATCAAGTGAGCAAAGTTATCAAAAAGTCTTGTTTGCTTGTATTTGCATCAACCATGGAAATTTCATATTACACACTCATCTTCACTTTCATTTACATTCTAAAGAACCATTTCCTTAGAAAATTCCAAAATCTCCCACCAAGTCCCTTTATCTCTTTGCCCATTATAGGCCATCTATATCTACTCAACAAAAAACCACTTCATAAAACATTAGCCAACATAACAGAAAAACATGGTCCTTTGCTATACCTTCGATTTGGATCGCGTCCTGTCCTGGTTGTCTCCTCCCCTTCTCTTGCAGAGGAATGTTTCACCAAAAACGACGTTGTTTTTGCCAATCGTGTGAATCTGCTTGCTGGAAAACATATTGGTTACAACTACACCACCCTTGTTTGGGCATCCTATGGCCAACATTGGCGCAACCTAAGAAGGATTGCTACTCATGAAGTTTTGTCTACTCAGAGAGTTCAAATGTTCGCTGATATCCATAGAGATGAGGTTCGGGCTCTGCTGCAACGACTTCTAAGGGGGAAAACTAGTGGTGGAGATACTAACACAAACGTGGTGGATATGAAAGCGGTTTTCTTTGAGATGACACTGAAtatcatgatgatgatgatcgcTGGGAAAAGATACTATGGTGATTCTGCTGGGAAATTGGAGGAATCTAGGAGGTTTAAAGAGATTGTTATCGAATCTTTCCAAGTGAGTGGTGCAACAAATATAGGAGATTTTGTGCCACTTCTTAAATGGATAGGAGTTAACAAACTTGAGGATAAGGTGAAGTTACTGCAGGAGAAGAGGGATAAATTCATGCAAGAATTGATTGAAGAGCACAAGAACCGACGAAAGGGATCTTATTTGGAGCAAAAGAACAATACCATGATTGATGTTCTGTTATCCCTCCAAGATTCAGAGCCTGATTATTACACAGATGAAGTGGTAAAGGGCATGGGAATAGTCATGTTAACAGCAGGGACTGATACTACAGCTAGCACAATGGAATGGGCATTATCACTTCTTCTGAACAATCCTGAGGCACTAAAGAAAGCTCAAAACGAAAtagacactcaccttggagagTCATCAAGGTTACTTGATGAGTCAGACCTTGCTCAACTCCCTTATCTCCATGGAATCATAAACGAAACTCTCCGATTGTGCCCAGCTGCTCCATTACTTGTGCCGCACGAGTCCTCAGATGAGTGTGTTGTTGGAGGTTTTCGTGTACCCCGAGGGACAATGTTGCTAGTGAATTTGTGGGCAATACAAAATGATGTTAAGTTGTGGGACAGGCCAAATGAGTTCATGCCTGAAAGGTTTATCGATTTCAAAGGTCAACGAGATGGGTTCAGGCTAATGCCATTTGGATATGGCAGGAGAGGATGTCCAGGTGAGAATATGGCAATGCATGTGGCTGGTTTGGCTTTAGGATCACTTATTCAGTGCTTTGAATGGGAGAGAGTAAGTGAAGAGCTGGTTGACATGACTGGAGGACCTGGACTCACTATGCCCAAGGCAATACCATTGCTAGCAAAATGTAGGCCACGCCAAAATATCGACAACCTTCTTACTCATTTGTAA
- the LOC101255181 gene encoding G2/mitotic-specific cyclin C13-1-like: protein MEQQTMADQENFVRVTRLAKKRAAEAMVQQLQQPNKKRVVLTEIQDLCNVGINQIEDKVFVSEPLRPKCKHIIKRKLKISDDDPQMCTAYVSDIYDYLHQMEIEKKRRPLPDYLENVQKDVSANMRGVLVDWLVEVTDEYKLLSDTLYLAVSYIDRFLSVNVIPRKKLQLLGVSSMLIAAKYEEINPPDVGEFCYITDNSYSKKEMVKMEADVLKCLKFEMGNPTIKTFLGQFNKIAQEDYKKNNLQVEFLGYYLAELSLLDYNCVKFLPSLVAAAVIFLSRFTLQPMSHPWSMALQRCSGYRPVDLKECVLIIHDLQLSRRGSTLEAVRDKYKLHKFKCVSTLSSPLEIPDSFFEDTRQ from the exons ATGGAGCAGCAAACAATGGCAGACCAAGAAAATTTTGTAAGAGTAACTCGGTTGGCTAAGAAAAGAGCAGCAGAAGCAATGGTTCAGCAGCTGCAACAACCCAATAAGAAGAGAGTTGTGTTGACTGAGATTCAAGATTTGTGTAATGTGGGTATCAATCAGATTGAAGACAAGGTGTTTGTTTCTGAGCCTCTGAGACCCAAATGTAAGCACATTATTAAGAGGAAGCTGAAAATTTCTGATGATGACCCACAGATGTGTACTGCTTATGTTTCTGATATATATGATTATCTTCATCAAATGGAG attgagaaaaagagaagacCATTGCCTGATTACCTTGAGAATGTTCAGAAGGATGTGAGTGCAAACATGAGAGGAGTTTTAGTGGACTGGCTGGTCGAAGTTACCGATGAATACAAGCTACTTTCAGACACGTTGTATCTTGCTGTTTCCTACATCGATAGATTCTTATCAGTGAATGTCATCCCTAGGAAGAAACTTCAGCTTTTGGGTGTTTCTTCAATGCTCATTGCTGC GAAGTACGAGGAGATTAATCCTCCAGATGTTGGGGAATTTTGTTATATTACAGACAATTCGTATTCAAAGAAAGAGATGGTAAAGATGGAGGCTGATGTGCTAAAATGCCTCAAATTTGAAATGGGAAATCCCACAATCAAAACATTTCTCGG ACAATTTAACAAAATTGCTCAAGAAGATTACAAA aaaaACAATTTGCAGGTAGAGTTTCTTGGCTACTACCTAGCAGAGCTAAGTTTATTGGATTACAACTGTGTGAAATTCTTGCCGTCTTTGGTAGCTGCTGCTGTGATATTCCTTTCAAGGTTCACGTTACAGCCAATGTCACATCCTTGG AGTATGGCCCTTCAACGTTGCTCGGGATATAGACCAGTGGATTTAAAGGAATGTGTTCTTATCATACACGACTTGCAATTAAGTAGAAGAGGAAGTACTTTGGAAGCTGTAAGGGACAAATACAAGCTGCATAAG TTCAAATGTGTTTCAACATTGTCTTCTCCTCTGGAAATACCGGATTCATTCTTCGAGGATACAAGACAATGA